The Leptospira dzoumogneensis genome segment ATGCTTTTATCTATTGCCGGTCTTTCTTCAGATAGTCTTCCGCTAAATGTTGTAAAACAAGATACGAATGAGATATAGGTAATTAGAAGGAAAGGAAAGGAGTTCATTCAATTCCCTCGAATCAATCGAATTCCGGTTGCATCCAGTTCCTTTTTAAACTCATTTACGGCTTTAACATTTGAGGTTGCAAAATGATTCTCAAACGAACCTCCGAATAAATTCACCCAAGTAAACGGGAGAAACAGAAACCATGCCGCAATGAAAAGTCTAGGCTGATATTCGTAAACTGAGACTGCTTTATCATTTTGAATTATAGTAAATCGTACAAGTCCGGTTGATTCTCCAAAGAAAGGAATAATGTTTGTGCTGCAATATTAGGCCAGACTGGACATTCTTTGGCAACATCGCAGTCGAAAGTGAAGTGGGCTTCAGTTTCTATTTCGATCTTATTTTCAGACTGCAATTCAACATTTTTACATTCCGGAATATGTAAAATTTCAAGCATGCTTTCACTGATTCGATTTGGTATTATATTGTATTTCTCCATTTCGTTTTTCTGAATGACATGCCCTTTTGAATAAAACGATCGAATATAAAAGCAATTAGTTCGGATCTCGGTGTTTTTGATTGAGCGAGTGGAATTCTGAATCAATTCAGGAGATCTGCCTATTAAGAGACAATTCGATGTCAGCAAATATTGCATCGAGATTACATAAACAAAGATACTTCTATTAATGGAAAACATATGATTCCTTAAATTATATTTTGCCCTTTACAATCCACATTTATTACATGGAAGTTCCCATACCACCAGACGCCCAACCAGTTGATTTGCATAGTTCAAGGACAGCCATAATAGCTAATCCAAACCCGTTCCAATAGATTGAATCGCTGATAGTGTCATCGGTATGTATATCCCTTTTCCCAAAAAATATATGCCGGAACTCCGATAAGCATTAATGCTAACCCTCCGAGGGAAATTAGAGGTAATATAAATTCTCTATTCCTAGTAATTAATTTACCCAGATCACTTCGATCAATACTCCACATCCTTGTGCCGTGATTTCTTGAATACGTTCCTCCACTCAATATTTTTCCATTAATGATCTGCACTATGGGCATATCTTCAAGACAATCCTTCAATTAGCAGTAAAGTCGAACCAATGGTTCGAATAACAGCGGACCGAATCTTTTCGAAGCTATGGGAATTTCTAATTGTAGTTCAGCTCATAATGCTTGCATTTCGACTTGCAATCATAAATTCATTTATTAATAATCCGACTGATCCTTCTTTCCAAAGGTAGAACGTAAGATTTCTGTCATTGGAACAACAGTAAATCCTACTCGGTCATTCTCTCTATAGAGTAAAACTTCCATTTCATCTGCTATTCCAAAATCTCGGTATATTTGAAGCAAAGGAAAGCTCATAGATGCAGAGCTGAGTTTTGAGTTTAAAAACTCTATGTCCTTGATTCTCAGTATGATATACAAATTGTTGATATTAGTTTCAGATATCTTCCGTTGGCTAATTATATTCTCTCGATTAAAGGTTTCGTCATAACTTGGGTTATATGTTCTAAATGGAATAGTAAATATGTATTCGAAGAAGGAACCTATATAATAACCGGGAGCCAAGTAACCATAGCCAAACCCTCCAGCAACTCCTCTTTTATAAATTTCTGAAAATTGTATTTTATAAATCTTCTTAACAGTCTCTTTCTCTAAGACCTTATCTACCTCCTCTTCGATCATCCCTCCATCAATCTTCAATAAAACTCGTCCATCTTGAAATGAATAAGTTATCTGATACTGCTCCGATGTACGCGTTAGCCTTTCTGACTTTAAAACTTCCTTACTAAGCACCTTTTTACCCGACTCGCTCACAGTCAGACAATCGCTTACAACTACAGTCAGCAATAATATGGCGATAGGCGATATGCGGGGCTTTCATAAAATCAGCTATATTTTGTTTAACCAGATTTACTTTTCAAGTGAAAGGTAAGAGAGGATTGAGAAAATGTTCTTCAGAAAATCCAATTTAGCCAGGCAAAGTTAAATCACATTAAGCGGGACTATTTTCACTTGCAAATTGTTGTATTCTACGGACTTCTTTGTCTACATGCGTAAATATTTTCGCTTAATTCTAATTATCTTCTTAATCAATTTGAACTGTGCTACCTTCGTTTTTTATCCCGAAGGAAAACTCTAAATCATATCTCAATTAAATCCTAAAACAGATTTAAGGAGGAAGGAAAAAGTATATTAATTTTCAAATGCAAAATAAACTTTGCTGCAAAGATCTCTAATTAAGTTAGGCTTTGACTTTAAACTGACAGTTCCATCAACAGTCCTTGTAAAATTTTCCCCACCAATATATATAATTTCATCTACTTCACATTTGATATAAGTTCTTTAGCATCAATTTCCAAAATTAATGAATTTATGTATTTTTTCTCCCGTTTCCAAGTCGATTGTATTTCACTCTTCATTGCAAGACTCTACAGAACAAATCTTGGGGAAACACGTGGCCTTCTCATTAAAGAAATAATATTGAGGATAATTCCTCAAAAAGTTTTACATCGGATTAGAAATCTCTAATCGAGTCCGAACAATACTAGGAGGTAATGCCGCATTTCCAAGCGATATAATCGCCAAAAAGATACTTACTCCCCATTGGCTTTCGATTTCATTCGTAAGGATGATTTTAATTTCAGACTTTTGTCCACTTTTCACTATAATATTTTCACAATCATACTTTTCTATAAGATCCGTTTTTACGGAACATTTCTTTGTTTTATCTTTAATAGCACGGCTTCCAATAAAAATCGCATCCAATCGGAACGAATGAGGAAAATCTGAACCATAACCGGAAAGCACTCCAGAATAGACTCCCTCTGGAACCTTAAGCTCAATTGACTCGCCCTTCTCTATCGTAACTGTTCCGTCTGACCGCAAAGTTTCACATACATTCGTACCAAATTCTAAGAAATACTTTTTCTGCGAAAGACACACGCGAGAGAGTTCAATATAATTGATGGGAGTAAAAGTATCATTTTCATACTTAATGGATATTAACCCTATATTTTCTTTTTCTAAAATCTTTTGATCATGATATACAATTTGATTCGAAGAACATCCGAACATGAATAAAATTAAAAGGGGAATACAGAAAGATTTCATTTTTCCTCCATCTATAATCGCTAATATTAAATATATTAAAAGTCTGGCAGACCAAGACAATGACTAACTTGAATATTTACTAATATCCTCTTAATTTTGAATACCCTACTCATTTTATACACGGAATTCAAACCAAGGACGTCCCTTCCGTAAACTCCCAACCGCCCACCTTATCTCAGATTTGCATTCAAAATCACTTAAGGTAGGATTAGGCAATGATATGGCAGTATCGAATCTTTACCTTGCCCTCTAAATCCTTTATAATCCTAGATATAAATTGCCTATCGCAGGAGGATCGAAATGGATCGATTTTCTAAAAAAAATAACCATGGAACCGACAGCACAAGAATAGAATCGAAAAACGTAATTGTTCTTCCATACATATATTTTCTTTTCTCTCTCTTATTTGGATGTTGTGTGTCTACTAAATACCCAAACTCTGATCATTCCAACGGGAAATACTTTTACAATCCAACCCAAGTTGAAGAAAACGGAATATGGAGAACTTTAAAGCTTCTATCCACAATTGATTTTGAAGAATGGCCCAAAAAGGTTCAAAATGAAAAAGCAAATCTAATTAAAAATCCATTATATAAAAATCAAATCGGGATCACTTTCATTAATCATGCGACTGTGTTAATCCAATCCCGCGAAATAAACATCCTTACCGATCCGGTTTGGTCCGAGAGGATCAGTCCGGTGAGCTGGGTGGGAACAAAAAGAGTGAGAGAACCAGGTATGCGGATAGAGGACCTTCCTCGGATAGACCTGGTGGTTATCAGTCATAACCATTACGATCATCTGGACTTGGAAACTTTAAAAACGCTTAATAAAAAATTCTCCCCCAAGTTTCTTGTTCCGTTGGGAGACAAGGAACTACTACAATCCGAAGGAATTTCTGATACAGATGAGATGGACTGGTGGCAAACAATCGAAATAGAAAAGAAAGCAGAAGTAACGTTCGCTCCTACACAACATCTTTCCGCAAGAGGTATATTCGATTGGAATCGCAGTCTATGGGGTAGCTACATGATCAAAATAGGGAATAGACGAGTATATTTTGGCGGAGATGCTGCGTATTCTTTGCACTATAAAGAAATTAAAAGACGTTTGGGCGAGCCGGATATTTCTCTTTTACCGATCGGAGCTTATGAGCCTAGATGGTTTATGAGGTTAGTCCACATGAACCCTTTGGATGCAATTCAAGCTCATATGGATTTGGGTTCTAAACTTTCAATCGGAATACATTTTGGAACATTTCAGCAAACAGAAGAAGCATTAAACGCGCCTGTTGAAGAATTAAAGAAGGAATTACTTAAAGCCGGATTGAATTTAAGTGATTTCATAGTACAAAAAGAAGGAATAGGAAAGATTTATTAAATTTTCTAAATCGATTTAAAAAGGTTTCGGTATTTCTCATTTTCAAAAGGAAAACCTAACGTATGTTTAGGTTAAAGAGTGTAATTTTTTTTAGTCAATGTTCGCAATTTAGAACATTATAAAATGTTGTATAAGCTAGGGCCAAACATTGAAAAATCTAAATAAGAAGTCTCTTGTCATCATATTCACGCTGATTGCGAGTTTGCTATCTGTCGGTTGCAATCACGGCACATCGAAATCTAATATGCTACTAAACCTCGACGGTTTATCAGACGATAGCAGCAGTGAATGGACCAGTCTTTTAGGTATATCTACCACGGAATCAAGAGCCTCAGGAATTACATCGGATCTGTCCGGAAATATTTATACTACAGGTTATACTGAATGGTCTCTAGATGGCCCACCCCATTCCGAAGGTATGAATCAATTTATTGTTAAGTACAATAGCAATGGGGAAAAACAATGGACAAGGTTACTCGGTGCAACTGTTAGTGATACGCATGCAATTGCAATCACTTCGGACTCCACTGGAAATGTTTATACGACCGGTTATACAAACGGAAACCTGGATGGCCAAACACTAACTTATAACACCAATATGTTTGTTGTTAAGTACGATAGCGACGGGAATAAGCTCTGGACAAAATTACGAGCAGCATACGGCAAAAGAACATATTCGTACGGAATCACATTAGATTCTTCGGAAAATATTTATACTACAGGCAATGTGACGGGAAGTTTAATTACTGGCTCCGATATTTCATTTTACGACTTGTTTGTAAGCAGATTTGATAATGATTGATACTTAACTGGTAGCCTTAACATACAAACTTAGTCTATTTTCTTCGATTCCTCTACTCATTTAATACTCGTAATCCAAACCGAGGACCTCCTTTCCCCCCAATCCGAACCGCTCCCCCAAGCCACAAAATAATAAATATTGAATATAAAGCACCGTTCCCAACACCCCTACCTAAACACTACAACCTTGCTCTCAACACACCCTACTTCACTGACATAACTAAGAAGATACTAACTGATTTCTACCCAAAGAAGTGTCCTACTCCTGAGTGTAATAGTAGAATTTTAGATAAAGAAATCTCCACTCGGCCAGATCTCATTAGATGCCCACAATGTAGGTATCTTACTTCAAGACTCAGTTATACTCCCCTGCATCACTTTAAATTACCAATATGGATGTTCGGATTTGTCCTTTATGAATCTCTAATCCAATATCCAAAG includes the following:
- a CDS encoding MBL fold metallo-hydrolase, whose translation is MSTKYPNSDHSNGKYFYNPTQVEENGIWRTLKLLSTIDFEEWPKKVQNEKANLIKNPLYKNQIGITFINHATVLIQSREINILTDPVWSERISPVSWVGTKRVREPGMRIEDLPRIDLVVISHNHYDHLDLETLKTLNKKFSPKFLVPLGDKELLQSEGISDTDEMDWWQTIEIEKKAEVTFAPTQHLSARGIFDWNRSLWGSYMIKIGNRRVYFGGDAAYSLHYKEIKRRLGEPDISLLPIGAYEPRWFMRLVHMNPLDAIQAHMDLGSKLSIGIHFGTFQQTEEALNAPVEELKKELLKAGLNLSDFIVQKEGIGKIY
- a CDS encoding SBBP repeat-containing protein, yielding MKNLNKKSLVIIFTLIASLLSVGCNHGTSKSNMLLNLDGLSDDSSSEWTSLLGISTTESRASGITSDLSGNIYTTGYTEWSLDGPPHSEGMNQFIVKYNSNGEKQWTRLLGATVSDTHAIAITSDSTGNVYTTGYTNGNLDGQTLTYNTNMFVVKYDSDGNKLWTKLRAAYGKRTYSYGITLDSSENIYTTGNVTGSLITGSDISFYDLFVSRFDND